Within the Oncorhynchus kisutch isolate 150728-3 linkage group LG13, Okis_V2, whole genome shotgun sequence genome, the region ttgaaccatgttagtttgttggtgatgtggacaccaaggaacttggctCTCaagctctcaaccagctccactacagccccgtcggtgagaatgggggcgtgatcagtcctccttttcctgtagtccacaatcatttcctttgtcttgatcatgttgagggagaagttcttgtcctggcaccacacggtcaggtctctgacctccccataggctgtctccttgttgtcggtgatcaggcctaccactgtcatctgcaaacttaatgatgatgttggagtcgtgcctggccatgcagtcatgagtgaacagggagtacaggaggggactgagcatgcacccctgaggggcccccgtgttgaggatcagcatggcggatgagttgttacctacccttaacacctgggagcggcccgtcaggaagtccaggatccagttgcagagggaggtgttaagtcccagggtccttagcttattgatgagctttgagggaactatggtgttgaatgctgagctgtagtcaatcaatagcattctcacatagagagtgcaatagagacggcatcatctgtggatctgttgaggtcgtatgcaaattggactgggtctagggtttctgggataatggtgttgatgtgagccatgaccagcctttcaaagcaattcatggctacagacgttagTGCTACGGGTAAATAGtcttttaggcaggttacctcagtattgttgggcacagggacattttggtattatagactcagacagggagaggttgaaaatgtcagtgaagaaacttgccagttggtcagcgcatgctccgaGTACACCTCCTGGTAAtatgtctggccctgcggccttgtgaatgttgacctgtttaaaggtcttacatcagctgcggagagcgtgatcacacagtggtccagaacagctgatgctttcatgcatgtttcagtattacttgcctcgaagcgagcatagaagttatttagctcgtttGGTAttcttgtgtcactgggcagctcttggctgtgcttctctttgtCGTCTGTAATATTTTGCAATTCCTtacacatccgacgagcatcgaagccggtgtagtacgattcaatcttagtcctgtattgacgctttgcctggttgatggttcatcggagggtatagcgggatttcttataagcttctgggttagagtcacactccttgaaagcggccgctctaccctttagctcagtgtgaatgttgcctgtaatccatggcttctggttggggtatgtacacaAAGGGTTGTGAGACATGGGTTTGATTTTTgacacatgaaaagtgggatgtatacggaGGGTACGGAACAACAGAAtatgaacagcagaggggctaatgaccttggagatggggaaagggcaGATGAACTGGGGGGATGAACCGGGGAGAAAGTTTGCAGGacagccataccttctgcccaTACCTTTTGCCCGAGATGATACTGGGGAGCCGGGGTCCGGTGGCATTCCACTTTCATCGATAGCAGGGGAGTCGGGGTCCGGTGGCAGTCCACTTGTcatcgatacctggaggtggtcttaaGAAGGGCCGatcgggctctcttccaggtacgatGACAGTGGTGGACAAACACTTGGGCTGAAGGTATGCCaacctcttcctcttgctcaggGAAGAGTGGGGGCTGATAGCCCAGGGAACACTTAAAGGGCGAGAGACCCATGGCAGAGCAAGGAAGGGTGTCGCGGGCGTATTCGACCCACTCTAGTTGCTGGCTCCAGCTGGTGGGGTTGGTGGAGACCAGGCAGCGAAGAGTCGTTTCCAAGTCTTGGTTGGCTCGCTCTAACTGGCTGTTAGACTGGGGTTGGAACCCGGACGACAGGCTGGCCCGACGACCCAATGAGCGTgcagaacgggctccagcccatAATAGCACCAGCAGTCCAGTCTATGATTGGATTGTGCCGCTcgagccaagagaatcccaatacctCGGGAACCTGATGCGTCTTAATCAGCATAAATTGGATTGCCTtgctgtggttccctgacactcGTAGGTTGATGAGAGTGGTATAGTCAGTGACCCGTTCTATAGAGCGCCTGTCCAGCgctctaacgtccatgggaatggagagagactgagtgggaGGTCCATTTCGGATGCCAGGGTAGTGTCCCAAAAACTCACATCGGCCCTAGAATTTATGAGTACATGGAAAGATTTTGACTGGTTCCCCTACAGCAGGATGGCATGGAAAGGGGTGCGAGTAAGGGGAGAGGAATaaggcccaccagagtactcgccCCTTCATGATGAGCCTGGTTTTTTAATGGGCAGGTAGCTACAAAATGTCCCATtttatttattcgttattttaccaggtaagttgactgagaacacgttctcatttgcagcaacgacctggggaatagttacaggggagaggagggggatgaatgagccaattgtaaacgggggattattaggtgaccgtgatggtttgagggccagtttgggaatttagccaggacaccagggttaacacccctactcttacgataagtgccatgggatctttaatgacctcagagagtcaggacacccgttttaaCGCCCCATGCAAAAGACggaaccctacacagggcagtttCCCCAAACACTGCCccggggcattgggatatttttttagaccagaagaaagaatgcctcctactggccctccaacaccacttccagcagcatctggtctcccatccaggaactgacccaTAGCTCCACAATAAAGACAGCTCTGGGTGTGGAGTTGGCGTAAAGGCTCAGCCGGAGTCAATCTAGCCCTGCCCAGGGCTAGATTGAAGGAGTCGGCAGCCCTTGGTGATTCCCAAGGGTGACGTCTCTCAGACTTGTAGACGTCAGCTGTCTCCAGGATTCTTTGGAGGCGAGGTGGGAATCGAGGGTGAATGCAGGCAACAGGGCACAaattccctctccttcctacgATCTCGAAGCCGCCCATCAATCTGGACGATTAAGGCTATGAGGGAGTCCAGGTCAATGGGCAGCTCCCGGGCTGCAAGCTCATCTTTGACCACCTCCGATAATCTGTGAAGGAACATGTCGAACAATGCTTCCAGGTTCCAGAAACACTCAGCTGCCAACGTGCAAAAATCCactgtgtagtctgccacactatggGAGTCTTGACGTAGCTGGAGCAGCTTACAagcagcctctctcccggacaaCGGAGAATCAATCACCTTCACAATTTCTGCCACAAACTAATCTAGATTGAGAAAGATGGAGAACAGTTGCTCCTGCACCGCCGTAGCCCAGGTGagtgccctcccggacatcagcgttaTGATCGACGCTATCCTTGAGCGGTCCGAGGGGAACGAAGAAGGCTGCAGCTTGAAAATGAgagagcactgggagagaaaagCCAAGCAGGTTCCAGAATATCCAGTGTAGCGCTCCGGAGGAGGTAAGAGGGGTTCTCGGGACACTGGGGTAGGCTGGGAGATTACAGCTGTGACCCGCTGCCCAGTGAGGAATCTGCAGAATTGCTCCAGCAAAGTCTCGAATACCTGGGCATGGCGTTCTGCCAGGGTATGGAGTCCCTCCATAAGACATTGCAGTAACTCCTTGTGTCGTCCAATGGTGGCAGGGAGACAGCATTGTGGAGCTGGTCTGAATCTGCTGTGTCGGTCATGCCCAGTTCATACTgttttagggaagacccagatgcagacagtgccaaagtaacaaaagtttattactagaacagggggcaggcaaaacgacaggtcaacGGCAGGCAGAAgtcagtgtggtgggacaaggtacaggacggcaggcaggctcagggtcagggcaggcagaatggaaAACTAGTAAACAGAAATAAAaaacagacaggagcaagggggaaaacgctggtaggcttgacaaataaaacgaactggcaacagacaaacagagaacacaggtataattACACAGGAgatcagttggtgctaaatacggctgctagaatcctgactagaaccaaaaaatttgatcatattactccagtgcatgcctctctacactggcttcctgtcaaagcaagggctgatttcaaggttttactgctaacctacaaagcattacatgggcttgctcttacctatctctctgatttggtcctgccgtacatacctacacgtacgctacggtcacaagacgcaggcctcctaattgtccctagattttctaagcaaacagctggaggcagggctttctcctatagagctcaatttttatggaacggtctgcctacccatgtcagagacgcaaactcggtctcaacctttaagtctttactgaagacttatctcttcagtgggtcatatgattgagtgtagtctggccaggagtgggaaggtgaacggaaaggctctggagcaacgaaccgcccttgctgtctctgcctggccggttcccctctttccactgggattctctgcctctaaccctattacaggggctgagtcactggcttactggggctctctcatgccgtccctggaaggggtgcgtcacctgagtgggttgattcactgttgtggtcatcctgtctgggttggcgccccccccttgggttgtgccatggcggagatctttgtgggctatactcggccttgtctcaggatggtaagttggtggttgaagatatccctctagtggtgtgggggctgtgctttggcagagtgggtggggttatatccttcctgtttggccctgtccgggggtgtcctcggatggggccacagtgtctcctgacccctcctgtctcagcctccagtatttatgctgcagtagtttatgtgtcggggggctagggtcagtttgttatatctggaattcctctcctgtcctattcggtgtcctgtgtgaatctaagtgtgcgttctctaattctctctttctctctctctctcggaggacctgagccctaggaccatgccccaggactacctgacatgatgactccttgctgtccccagtccacctggccgtgctgctgctccagtttcaactgttctgccttattattgtatgaccatgctggtcatttatgaacatttgaacatcttggccatgctctgttataatctccacccggcacagccagaagaggactggccaccccacatatgctctctctaattctctctttctttctctctctcggaggacctgagccctaggaccatgccccaggactacctgacatgatgactccttgctgtccccagtccatctgaccgtgctgctgctccagtttcaactgttctgccttattattatacgaccatgctggtcatttatgaacatttgaacatcttggccatgttctgttataatctccacccggcacagccagaagaggactggccaccccacatagcctgggtcctctctaggtttcttcctaggttttggcctttctagggagtttttcctagccaccgtgcttctacacctgcattgcttgctgtttggggttttaggctgggtttctgtacagtactttgagatatcagctgatgttcgaagggctatataaataaatttgatttgatttgatttgatttgacaggcgataatgaggagagatgggagacacctggtggggggtggagacaagcacaaagacaggtgaaacagatcagggtgtgacagatcaatggaaacaggatgcacctgagctcaattttgagtctcatagcaaaggttcggaatacttatgtaaataagggtctgaatacctatttaatacattagcaaatatttcttaaaacctgtttttgctttgtcattatgggttattgtgtatagATTTATGAGGGAAAACAGttattttatcaattttataATAAATCTGTAActtaacaacattttgaaaaagtcaaggggtctgaatacttaccaaatgcactgtacttccataaaacattttaaactgGTACCAGGCTACCTTCAGAGGAGAATTGTGAGGCTTGTGGGCATCCTAGAGAAAAACAgacatgttcgtgagagtctcaacTTTCGATGGAGGGCTACCGAgtgggcagcggtctaaggcactgcatctcagcgctagaggagtcactacagaccctggttagattccaggttCTATCACAaccgactgtgattgggagtccaatagggtggcgcacaattggcccagcatcgtccggaccagggtttggctggggtaggccatcattgtaaataagaatttgttcttaactgacttgcctagtcaaataaaggttaaataaaataaaaaatacagacaGACGTTGGCAGATCTGCGGTACTGGCTTCAGACAAGTCCTGTGACGCTTGTGgtggtcatagagcaaaacagagaacaccattgtgttcgTGCGAGTATGGATTTTGGTTCGCACGATTCAGACGTTgtcgtgagaagaccgattttatgttattttagattcttggtctgacaaacactgctgtagctctcCCATCTTCCACAGCAGATGTGTAAGGATGACAAGGGCGGATGCAGTGGACTGAGACAGCCCATTATCAGCCTTATGGTGGCATTCTGAAACTgttttgaaaaaaacataaatgtcaCTGTTTTTCGCAATACATTGCAGTCAATAGGAATAGATGAGTGTCACAGGGTTGATGTTTTTCTCAGTACATTGCAGTCGATGGAAAAAGATGTGTGTCACGGGGTTGATGTTTGTCATTACATTGAATGGGAAAAGATGGGTCACAGAGTTTATGCCTAAGTGAATGTATTGTATTGAATGGGGGAAGATTTGCATCACAATATGGATTTGGAAGAGAAAGACATCACAGACATGacacctctatccctctctttctctcattctttttattcatcaatctacacacaataacccatcatgtgaaaagaggtttttagaaatgtttgcaaatgttttaaacatacaaaacagaaataccttatataagtattcagaccctttatgtgagactccaaattgagctcaggtgcctcctttccattgatcatccttgaaatgtttctacaacttgattggagtcaacctgttgtaaattcatgtgattggacatgatttttaaaggcacacacctgtctatataagtcccacagttgacagggcatgtcagagccaaaaaacctagccatgaggtcaaaggaattgttcgttgagctccgatacaggattgtgttgaggcacagagtagacagtggcctccatcagtcttaaatggaagaagtttggaaccaccaaaattCTTCCTGGAGCtgtctgcctggccaaactgaactTTGGTCaaggatgtgaccaagaacctgatggtcattctgacagagctccagagttcctctgtggttatgggagaaccttccagaaggacaaccatctctgcagcactccaccaatcaggcctttatggtagagtggccagatggaagtcacttctcagttaaaggcacatgacagtccgcttgtaatttgccaaaaggcatctcagaccatgagaaacaagattctctggtctgatgaaaccaagattgaactattttgcctgaatgccaagcatcatcacgtctggaggaaacctgacaccatccttATGGTGAAGCATCTTGGTTGCatcattatgctgtggggatgtttgttagcggcagggactgggagactagtcaggatcgagggaaagatgaacagatagatccttgatgaaaacctgctccagagcgctcaggacctcagactggggcaaaggttcaccttccaacaggacaacgaccctaagcacacagccagggcaacgcAGGAGTGTAttcgggacaagtctatgaataCCCTTGAGTGGCACAGGCAGAGCctagacttgaacctgatcaaacatctctggagagatctgaaaatagctgtgctgcgactctccccatccaacctgatagaacttgagaggacctgcagagaaaaatgagagaaactccccaaatacaggtgtgccacgcttgcagcattatacccaagaagactcaaggttctTCAAGAATgtacaaagtaaagggtctgagcacttctgtaaatgtgatatttcatttttatttttatacatttgcaaaaatgtctaaaaacttgtttttgctttgtcattatggggtattatgtgtagaatgatgagggaaaaaagcaatttaatacattttaggataaggctgaaacctcccactcctctttctattctgattagagcCCATTTGCactgctctgtgaagggagttgtacacatttctcagaacaagaatagactgacgagtttcagaagaaaggtctttgtttctgtcctatatctgagaggtaTAAGAAAGAAAATGTTaaattttaaaactttttttaacaatTTAACTTGGTCAAAGAAAATGGCTCAACAGAATTAAATACAATTATTATCTGTCCCTTACCAGCTTCTTTGTGTCAATATCAGGCTGACTGACAGAGAATGGACACCATGTGGAGGAGCCTGTCCAGATATATCTGTATCTTCTTCCTGCTGGCCCTGGCAGGCCTCTTCTTCCTGTTCAGCAACATTAACATTCTGGAGGTAGGGTACAGCCATCTGGCCTAATATGAACCAATCATTCTGGAGGTAGGGTACAGCCATCTGGCCTAATATGAACCAATCATTCTGGAGGTAGGGTAAATCCATCTGGCCTAATACGAACCAATCTCACATGGCTTctatcaccctctccccctcatcAGGGGAGCTACACTGGGGTGTCTCTAGCTGCTCTTATCAACGTGGGTGTATTTACATACACTAGTGTTGCTTTTAATTATATTGGGTGGCACAAAAACAGTCCACTGCGTTGCCTTAAGTTAAATACAATTAACTTATTGTGCTGGGTGCCAGGAATGTTGGTCATTATGAAGTTTGGaatttgagacaaaatatctGAAGAATCGTATTATTAAACAGACTTTCCAAATGTGGGTCTGTTGTAGACCCACTTCCTCTCTGTCCACATATGGCACACGTGAAGGACTTTTATTTTGACCTGAGGTAAGCAGAGGAAGTCAGTTGACAACAGACCCACATTTGGAAAATCTGTAATACGATCCTTTAGATATTTTTCCCAAAGTCAGCCTTCATAATAACCAACAGTCCTGCCCATCGGCACAGTAAGTTGAAATGGAAATGGATTTAATATTTTTGTACAACCCAATACAATTGAAAGCAAAGCTAGTGTACCACGTTGCTAAGAGCAGCTAGGGCATCACGAAAACAGTAGGTTTTTAGATGCTACACTTGATGCATAGATTTTGCCAGCATCAGCAGAATGCAAGCCAACTTTATCAAGTGTTCTTGGGTGTGAGTCATGCATCAAATTCTTGGAAATAGTACCAGAGAGTCATTTTACACTGAACAGCGCAAGCCTCTCACAGAGCTGTGCTGCTTATGTCCAGGTTTCATTAAAATGAATGGAAGCGTCACACACTCTACAAAAGTTAGTGTCCAGTGTATCATGCCTGTTAGTGACCTCTCCTCTTTACTCAGCAGAAGCTCAACTGCCAAGCAGTGTCAATGTTCTACCAGCACCAAAGCAACATCCACTCAGCTTTGCTCCCAGAGGGCCCTTCTCCTCTGGACCACAACCAGAGCTACTGTAGCCAGGAGCCCTCACCGGAGGAGGCTCTGGAGGAGCGTGACCTCCTAGAGTCCATCGCCTGGCCACAGCCTCAGCCCCATTCTGtgaatgtgtccctgaaccaGAGCAGTGACCCTGCACACAGCCTTTTTGTGATCCTGCCAGCAGGGGGCAGGAGAGAGTGGCACGTGGGGAACCAGTTGGAGGCTCTGGTCCATATGCATGACTTCCAGGGGCGTCCCAAGAGCTATGGTGGAGACTTCTTGCTGGCCCGGCTGCATTCCTCCACATTGGGGGCAGGCGTTGCAGGACAGGTGCTGGACCACAGGAATGGGACCTACTCTGCCATTTTCCCGTTACTATGGCAGGGGTCTGCACAGGTAGAGGTGACACTGGTCCATCCTAGTGAGGCTGTTCATGTTCTACGACGGATACGAGAGGAACGGCCTGACCGGATTCCCTTTCAGAGTCTGTTCCGCTCTGGAAAACTGTCCCAGACAACTGTATGTAACCTGTGTCTGCCGACAAACCAGAAGCCGCTGTGCAATTACACAGACCCCCACACAGGGGAGCCCTGGTACTGCTACAAGCCCAAGCAGCTGAGCTGTGACACACGGATAAACCACGCCAGGGGACCCTATGTGAACCATCTGCTCGTGAACAAGGAGGCATTGCTCTTTCAAAGGTTAGTGAGTTTTACAGTATGCAAGTGAATGAGTTTAAAAGTGTGTGAAATGTATTCTCAGACTTTGTTTCCAATGTATCAGATTGCATGCTGCATTGAATTTATTTAACATTGAAATATGATTCTTTCTCCACTTTTTCTCAGTGGTGTAAATATCAAAGTTCCCATTCATCCTTCAGGGTCTGACAGTGTCATTGTGCTGCCTGAGAAAAAAGGTAGGCAAGCAAGGAGATACCACAGTACAACTGTGTGTATATCGTTTTAACACTAGTTAACCAGCCTACTAACTGCTCTGCTCCGCTGTGTGGCTGTTTACTTCAACTCTGGAGAGTTTCTGGGTGTGCAGGACAGTATTCGAGCCAACTACTGTATCTACAGTAATGTAAGGTGGGAAAGCCCTAGCACTTCTATTGCCTGTAAAGTGATGATGCTAGCTGGTGCAAGAGGCTTGCTTTTCTCTTTCAGACAAAGCAGACGTGGAGAGAAGCAGCATGAAGACAGAGTCTACCAGGATCACTCCTTCCGGGTATTACTTCCAAGGGTCATGGCGAGCTCTGGGTGGTGGTGTCATGCGCCAGTTTAACATCTCATCTGCCACTCAGTGTCTGAAGGGCAAGGTGGTGTACATGTACGGAGACTCTACTGTCAGACAGTGGTTTGAGTACCTCAACACCTTAGTACCAGGTTAGTCTTGCGGCATCTTTCACTCTCTACTGTGCTTTCTAACACTCTCTTCTGTTTGTCCAACTCCCAACTCTCCCTTCCTCCTTGTGACA harbors:
- the LOC109878897 gene encoding NXPE family member 3 — translated: MDTMWRSLSRYICIFFLLALAGLFFLFSNINILEKLNCQAVSMFYQHQSNIHSALLPEGPSPLDHNQSYCSQEPSPEEALEERDLLESIAWPQPQPHSVNVSLNQSSDPAHSLFVILPAGGRREWHVGNQLEALVHMHDFQGRPKSYGGDFLLARLHSSTLGAGVAGQVLDHRNGTYSAIFPLLWQGSAQVEVTLVHPSEAVHVLRRIREERPDRIPFQSLFRSGKLSQTTVCNLCLPTNQKPLCNYTDPHTGEPWYCYKPKQLSCDTRINHARGPYVNHLLVNKEALLFQSGVNIKVPIHPSGSDSVIVLPEKKDKADVERSSMKTESTRITPSGYYFQGSWRALGGGVMRQFNISSATQCLKGKVVYMYGDSTVRQWFEYLNTLVPDLKEFNLYSPKNVGPFMAVDSTHNILLKYRCHGPPIRFNTVIASEMRYVANELDGLTGGSNTVVFISIWSHFSTFPVQVYIRRLRHIRRAVVRLLDRASGTLVVLRSANLQALDPKVSLYNSDWFSVQLDGVLRAMFKGLDVVLIDAWEMTLAHHLPHALHPPPIIIKNMIDIILSQVCPE